One part of the Arachidicoccus terrestris genome encodes these proteins:
- a CDS encoding carboxylesterase/lipase family protein, with protein MTKSLTSTIYLFLSKKAFQTQLCSIILLISGVSWTAKAQVSSSKVSGVMPVTKINNGFIKGVREQNSFVFKGIPYAAPRTGASRFMAPVRHKDWVDTLNCQAFGSASAQAGSKEHPVVGSEDGLYLNVYTPTLSQKANMPVLVWVHGGSMVAGSGNGANGHAFADRDSIVTVTINYRLGVFGFMYLGDLGSVYKTSGNNGLLDLIQALKWVKVNIAHFGGDSNRVTVMGESAGAKLSSALIVASGAKGLYSGMILESGGFQCIRDTVTAKAIRQRVMEKLNIKDPRDLLGLPTEKLINAQTEVLGGAKGTNYFGPVMDGIILNDSPYASVAKQGRNIVHYLVGANENESRIFMDMDKRLYHPDSTVISDWFGSNYPYCLADYTRALKHFGKSKDTVAAANVLSAYMYQMHTNRLAKELAAAGRSTWVYRYQFPPANHGSELRYVWYAPAQIRYTADERDFGRDLHRYWVQFIRNGRPGIVNNINWGPYTSKRQNVMILKKHFHLQKIKKFFNNPHQPSACFLLN; from the coding sequence ATGACTAAATCGTTGACATCGACTATCTATCTATTCCTGAGTAAAAAGGCCTTCCAAACACAATTGTGTTCTATAATACTTCTGATTTCAGGGGTGTCTTGGACAGCAAAGGCACAGGTGTCTTCCAGTAAGGTTTCAGGCGTTATGCCTGTCACTAAAATCAACAATGGCTTCATCAAAGGTGTCCGTGAGCAAAATAGCTTTGTCTTTAAGGGCATCCCCTATGCAGCACCCAGAACAGGTGCCTCGAGGTTTATGGCGCCTGTACGACACAAAGACTGGGTAGATACCTTGAATTGTCAGGCCTTTGGTTCTGCTTCTGCTCAGGCGGGTTCAAAGGAACATCCCGTTGTGGGAAGCGAGGATGGTTTGTATTTAAATGTCTATACGCCTACCCTTTCACAAAAAGCCAATATGCCAGTATTGGTGTGGGTGCATGGAGGATCAATGGTTGCGGGCTCAGGCAATGGAGCAAACGGCCATGCTTTTGCAGACAGAGATTCGATTGTTACGGTAACCATAAATTACCGGCTGGGGGTGTTCGGGTTTATGTATCTAGGTGACCTGGGATCTGTATACAAAACATCTGGGAATAATGGCCTTTTAGATCTGATACAGGCGCTAAAATGGGTAAAAGTAAATATCGCTCACTTTGGCGGAGATTCTAACCGGGTAACTGTCATGGGAGAATCTGCCGGTGCGAAATTGTCCAGTGCACTCATCGTTGCTTCCGGAGCCAAGGGCCTTTATTCCGGAATGATCCTGGAGAGCGGCGGCTTTCAATGTATCAGGGATACAGTTACTGCCAAAGCGATTCGGCAAAGAGTTATGGAGAAATTAAATATAAAAGATCCCCGGGATCTACTGGGCCTGCCGACCGAGAAGCTAATCAACGCGCAGACTGAAGTACTCGGAGGCGCAAAAGGCACTAATTATTTCGGACCTGTTATGGACGGTATCATATTAAATGATAGCCCTTATGCCTCAGTGGCTAAACAAGGCCGTAATATAGTTCATTACCTTGTCGGAGCCAATGAAAACGAAAGCAGGATCTTTATGGATATGGATAAAAGGTTATATCACCCGGATTCTACCGTAATTTCAGATTGGTTTGGCAGTAATTATCCATATTGCCTGGCCGATTACACAAGGGCACTTAAACATTTCGGGAAAAGCAAAGACACTGTTGCAGCTGCCAACGTCCTTTCAGCTTATATGTACCAAATGCATACCAACCGGCTGGCAAAAGAGCTGGCTGCAGCTGGCAGATCCACCTGGGTCTATAGATATCAATTTCCTCCAGCCAATCACGGTTCAGAGCTCCGGTATGTCTGGTATGCCCCTGCACAGATAAGATACACCGCTGATGAACGGGATTTTGGCCGTGATTTGCATAGATATTGGGTTCAATTCATTCGTAACGGGCGGCCTGGAATTGTAAATAATATTAATTGGGGTCCCTATACATCTAAAAGACAAAACGTTATGATACTCAAAAAACATTTTCATTTACAAAAAATTAAGAAATTTTTTAACAATCCCCATCAACCTTCTGCCTGTTTTTTGTTGAATTAG
- the glmS gene encoding glutamine--fructose-6-phosphate transaminase (isomerizing), with product MCGIVGYVGSRQAYPVVIKGLKRLEYRGYDSAGIALLNGGIKLYKKQGKVADLENYTIGKSLEGNTAIGHTRWATHGEPSDANAHPHLSGSGEIAMIHNGIIENYASLKADLLQKGYRFNSDTDTEVLLNFIEDIYKNNGGNLEEALRIALKRVVGAYCILLIETSNPDTIIAARKGSPLVIGIGKNEHFLASDATPIVEYTKEVVYVNDYEIAIVKPDELILKNLGNEKQTPFITKLDLELDTIEKGGYDHFMLKEIFEQPKTILDCLRGRLNAEKGTIQVSGIENYLDEISKANRIIIIACGTSWHAGLVAEYIIEETCRIPVEVEYASEFRYRNPIVHKGDMIIAISQSGETADTIVAIEKAKEQGAIIMGIVNVVGSSIARISQTGAYTHSGPEIGVASTKAFTGQLAALMLVAFKIAHHKNTISEERYRELCAELALVPGKVEKILEQNDAIKAIAETLKDASDALFLGRGYNFPIALEGALKLKEISYIHAEGYPAAEMKHGPIALVDDKLPVIFVATKDIYHEKIISNMQEIKARKGQVIAVINEGDDVTPAIADSVIMIPEADEIIAPILNVVPLQLLSYHIGIARGCNVDMPRNLAKSVTVE from the coding sequence ATGTGTGGAATTGTAGGATATGTGGGTTCAAGGCAAGCCTATCCCGTCGTGATTAAAGGACTGAAGCGTCTCGAGTATCGAGGTTATGACAGTGCAGGTATTGCGTTGCTGAACGGAGGTATTAAACTGTATAAGAAGCAAGGCAAAGTAGCCGATCTGGAAAATTATACTATTGGCAAATCTCTGGAAGGCAATACTGCCATTGGCCATACCAGGTGGGCGACCCATGGAGAACCCAGTGATGCTAATGCACATCCCCATCTCTCAGGCAGTGGCGAAATTGCCATGATCCATAACGGTATCATCGAAAACTATGCTTCTCTGAAAGCAGACCTGTTACAAAAAGGTTACCGGTTTAATAGCGATACGGATACAGAAGTGCTGCTCAATTTTATTGAAGATATCTATAAGAACAATGGAGGGAATCTGGAAGAGGCGCTTCGTATTGCTCTGAAAAGAGTTGTGGGCGCTTATTGCATCCTGCTGATTGAAACCAGTAACCCTGACACAATTATCGCTGCCAGAAAAGGAAGTCCGCTGGTAATCGGTATCGGTAAAAATGAACACTTTCTGGCGTCCGATGCTACCCCTATTGTGGAATATACCAAGGAGGTCGTGTATGTTAATGACTATGAGATTGCTATTGTAAAGCCCGATGAGCTGATTTTGAAAAATCTGGGTAACGAGAAACAGACGCCATTTATAACAAAACTCGATTTGGAGCTGGACACCATTGAAAAAGGAGGCTATGATCACTTCATGCTTAAAGAGATCTTTGAACAGCCCAAAACTATTTTGGATTGTTTAAGAGGGCGGCTCAATGCAGAAAAGGGGACCATCCAGGTAAGTGGCATTGAAAACTATCTGGATGAGATTTCTAAAGCGAACCGTATTATTATTATTGCCTGTGGTACGAGCTGGCATGCCGGACTGGTCGCTGAATATATTATTGAAGAGACTTGCCGCATACCGGTTGAAGTGGAATACGCATCGGAGTTTAGATATAGAAACCCAATCGTTCACAAAGGGGACATGATCATTGCCATCTCCCAGAGTGGTGAGACCGCTGATACTATTGTAGCTATTGAAAAAGCTAAAGAACAGGGGGCAATTATTATGGGTATTGTCAATGTGGTTGGTTCTTCTATTGCCCGTATTTCACAGACAGGTGCTTATACCCATTCAGGTCCGGAAATCGGAGTGGCGAGTACGAAAGCATTTACCGGACAGCTGGCAGCCCTCATGCTGGTGGCCTTTAAAATCGCCCATCACAAGAATACCATTTCGGAAGAGCGCTACCGTGAGCTTTGCGCTGAATTGGCCCTTGTGCCAGGCAAGGTAGAGAAGATCCTGGAGCAAAATGACGCTATTAAAGCGATAGCCGAGACATTGAAGGACGCCTCGGATGCGCTGTTTTTGGGAAGAGGTTATAATTTCCCGATCGCCCTGGAAGGGGCGCTCAAATTAAAAGAGATTTCTTATATCCATGCAGAAGGTTATCCTGCTGCGGAAATGAAGCACGGCCCGATTGCATTGGTTGATGACAAGCTGCCGGTCATCTTCGTGGCCACAAAGGATATCTACCACGAAAAGATCATTAGTAATATGCAGGAGATCAAAGCCAGAAAAGGACAGGTCATTGCCGTCATCAATGAAGGTGATGATGTCACGCCTGCCATCGCTGATAGTGTGATCATGATTCCTGAGGCAGATGAGATTATCGCGCCGATCTTAAATGTCGTTCCTTTACAGTTACTCTCCTATCATATCGGTATCGCAAGGGGGTGCAATGTGGATATGCCGAGGAATCTGGCTAAGTCCGTTACTGTAGAATAG
- a CDS encoding DUF4954 family protein, with the protein MNNITKLPLDSLGYNFIKKQYLPKGKDEYYLRNLQNRNGTKYRQLSAFEIEVLVRNRNTSDNWNNILVSDHFNPELVKNCKFYGLVRIGKLEPFFLSFSDLKVAVGLYDSTIISSDIGDNSVINNVHYLSHYIIGQEVILTNINEIQTTDICKFGNGIIKEGEQESVRIWLEICNENGGRKILPFNGMLPGDAWLWSKYRDDDQLLERFKQLTETEFKTARGFYGKIGDRTVIKNSNIIKDVWIGSDAYIKGANKLKNLTINSGEEGRTQIGEGCELVNGSVGFGSRIFYGVKAVRFVTASHTQLKYGARLINSYMGSNATISCCEVLNSLIFPGHEQHHNNSFLCASTIMGQSNIPAGATIGSNHNSRGADGEIVAGRGFWPALCVSLKHNCKFASFTMLAKGDYNYELNIPLPFSLISIHPITNSLIIMPGYWFMYNMYALKRNAWKYGDRDQRKQKPQYLEFDFLAPDTVGEILEAIRLLEKYTGRAYYKAEGTTEPDEEALILKGKELLNDRVFHIESLTILADGIENAKRNVEIIKVRGAYECYQKMVRLYGYRHLFSEDRLATAKNLKALLTDLPSAPKRQIWLNVGGQLIPEKNVESLKDRVRNGKIHTWDELHDFYTAQGEKYPEQKRIDALAALTESLGISLRTLSREKLQELATDYLEIQKWMVDQIVTSRKKDYSNAYRKMMYSNQEEMEAVVGKLSDNGFIKDQKKALKQLTEQLSRFIG; encoded by the coding sequence ATGAACAATATTACCAAATTGCCCCTGGACTCTCTGGGTTATAATTTTATAAAAAAGCAGTATCTGCCAAAAGGGAAGGATGAATATTACCTGCGTAATCTCCAAAACCGGAACGGTACTAAATACAGGCAGCTATCTGCCTTTGAAATAGAAGTCCTCGTTAGAAACAGAAACACCAGTGATAACTGGAATAACATCCTGGTGTCTGATCATTTTAATCCGGAATTGGTTAAAAACTGTAAGTTCTACGGATTGGTCCGGATCGGTAAACTAGAGCCTTTTTTCTTGAGTTTCAGTGATCTTAAAGTAGCTGTCGGGCTTTATGATTCAACGATTATCAGCAGTGATATAGGCGATAACAGCGTCATTAACAACGTACATTACCTTTCGCATTATATTATTGGCCAGGAAGTGATCCTCACCAATATTAATGAGATTCAAACCACAGATATCTGTAAGTTCGGTAATGGGATTATTAAGGAAGGCGAGCAGGAGTCTGTCCGGATCTGGCTGGAGATCTGTAATGAAAATGGTGGAAGGAAGATATTGCCTTTTAACGGGATGCTGCCGGGTGATGCATGGCTCTGGAGCAAATACCGTGATGATGATCAGTTGCTGGAACGCTTTAAACAATTAACGGAAACGGAATTTAAAACGGCAAGGGGGTTCTATGGTAAGATTGGTGACCGCACGGTCATTAAGAACTCTAATATTATTAAAGATGTCTGGATAGGTTCAGATGCGTATATAAAGGGTGCTAATAAATTAAAGAATCTGACCATTAATTCCGGAGAAGAAGGGCGTACACAAATTGGAGAAGGCTGCGAGCTGGTCAATGGTAGTGTGGGGTTTGGTAGCCGCATTTTCTACGGCGTCAAAGCCGTACGCTTTGTCACGGCTTCCCACACTCAACTCAAATATGGCGCCCGTCTGATCAACTCCTATATGGGCAGTAATGCGACGATTTCTTGTTGCGAAGTGCTGAACTCTCTGATCTTTCCTGGGCATGAACAGCATCATAATAACTCATTTCTATGTGCTTCGACTATAATGGGGCAAAGCAATATTCCTGCCGGAGCCACCATCGGGTCAAATCATAATTCCAGAGGCGCAGATGGAGAGATCGTGGCCGGTAGAGGATTCTGGCCGGCTTTATGTGTTTCGCTCAAGCATAACTGTAAGTTTGCCAGTTTTACCATGTTGGCAAAAGGAGATTATAATTATGAATTGAATATACCACTACCCTTCTCATTGATCAGCATACATCCTATTACCAATTCTTTGATCATTATGCCGGGTTATTGGTTTATGTATAACATGTATGCACTCAAAAGAAATGCATGGAAATATGGTGACAGGGATCAGCGTAAACAAAAGCCCCAATATTTAGAATTCGATTTTCTGGCACCGGATACCGTCGGAGAGATTCTGGAAGCAATCAGACTGCTGGAAAAATATACCGGCCGCGCTTATTATAAGGCGGAAGGAACCACAGAACCCGACGAAGAAGCTTTGATCTTAAAAGGAAAAGAGCTATTAAATGATCGGGTTTTTCATATAGAATCCCTGACCATTTTAGCTGATGGCATTGAGAACGCAAAAAGAAATGTGGAAATTATCAAAGTACGTGGTGCTTATGAGTGCTATCAGAAAATGGTTCGCCTGTATGGCTACCGTCATTTATTTTCCGAAGATCGATTGGCTACTGCAAAAAACCTGAAAGCATTACTGACAGATTTGCCTTCTGCTCCTAAAAGACAGATTTGGCTGAATGTCGGCGGGCAGTTGATTCCTGAAAAGAATGTAGAAAGTCTGAAAGACCGGGTTCGCAATGGCAAGATTCATACATGGGATGAGCTACATGATTTCTATACTGCTCAGGGCGAAAAATATCCCGAACAAAAAAGAATAGACGCGTTAGCTGCCCTTACTGAGTCCTTAGGAATCTCTCTGCGGACTTTATCCAGAGAGAAATTACAGGAATTGGCTACAGATTATCTAGAGATCCAAAAGTGGATGGTCGATCAAATCGTGACTTCCAGGAAGAAAGATTACTCTAACGCCTATCGGAAAATGATGTATAGTAATCAGGAAGAGATGGAAGCGGTCGTTGGCAAGCTGTCTGATAACGGATTTATTAAAGATCAAAAAAAAGCGCTTAAACAGCTGACTGAACAGTTAAGTAGGTTTATTGGCTAA
- the thrS gene encoding threonine--tRNA ligase, with product MIHITFPDGAVREYESGISGLDIAKSISEGLMRKVLAVELDGKVVDAFGPITQDSHIKFLTWEDKGGKSTFWHSSAHLMAEALQDIYPDTKFAIGPPIENGFYYDIDLGDQKITDSDLEAIEKKMKEHASRKERFSRKAVPKADAIAYFTEKQDPYKLELIEGLEDGNITFYTQGDFTDLCRGPHIPNTGFIKAIKLTNIAGAYWRGDEKNKMLTRIYGITFPAKKDLDDYLTFLEEAKKRDHRKLGKELELFAFSEKVGAGLPLWLPNGAMLRERLQQFLQKAQIESGYLPVITPHIGNINLYKTSGHYEKYGKDSFQPIKTPHEGEEFLLKPMNCPHHCEIYKTSPKSYKDLPVRFAEFGTVYRYEQAGELHGLTRVRGFTQDDAHLFCRPDQVKDEFKKVIDLVLYVFNSLGFKEYTAQVSLRDQQDRSKYIGSETNWDIAEEAIKEAAAEKGLPTIVEYGEAAFYGPKLDFMVKDALGRSWQLGTIQVDYNLPERFELEYIDSDNTRKRPVMIHRAPFGSMERFVAVLLENCAGKLPLWLVPTQVKILPISDKYNDYAYEVEKTLKARNVRASVDERSEKIGRKIRDTELAKIPYMLIVGEKEMESQTVGVRKQSAGELGSQDLETFIQLIEKEVNDKIS from the coding sequence ATGATTCATATTACTTTTCCTGATGGTGCTGTACGTGAATATGAGAGCGGCATTTCAGGATTGGATATCGCAAAATCCATCAGCGAGGGGCTGATGCGTAAAGTACTGGCAGTTGAGCTGGATGGCAAAGTTGTAGATGCTTTTGGCCCGATAACCCAGGATAGCCATATCAAGTTCTTGACTTGGGAAGATAAAGGTGGTAAATCCACATTCTGGCACTCTTCCGCTCACTTGATGGCAGAGGCGCTCCAGGACATTTATCCTGATACCAAATTCGCCATCGGACCGCCCATTGAAAATGGTTTTTACTATGATATTGACCTTGGTGATCAGAAAATTACCGATTCGGACCTGGAAGCCATCGAGAAAAAAATGAAAGAACATGCCTCCAGGAAGGAACGCTTTAGCCGAAAGGCGGTTCCCAAGGCAGACGCTATCGCTTATTTTACCGAAAAGCAAGATCCTTATAAACTCGAACTTATTGAGGGGCTGGAAGATGGAAACATTACTTTTTATACCCAAGGAGACTTTACGGACCTTTGTCGTGGCCCGCACATCCCTAATACCGGCTTCATCAAGGCCATCAAACTAACCAATATTGCCGGAGCGTATTGGAGGGGAGATGAAAAAAATAAAATGCTGACCAGGATCTATGGCATTACATTCCCTGCTAAAAAAGATCTCGATGATTATCTAACCTTTCTGGAAGAAGCAAAAAAACGTGACCATCGTAAATTAGGTAAAGAACTGGAGCTTTTTGCTTTCTCGGAAAAAGTGGGAGCGGGCCTGCCACTATGGCTGCCCAATGGGGCTATGCTCCGGGAAAGATTGCAGCAGTTTCTGCAGAAAGCACAAATTGAGAGTGGTTATTTACCGGTTATCACACCTCATATCGGTAATATCAACCTATATAAAACATCTGGTCATTACGAGAAATATGGTAAAGATAGCTTTCAGCCCATCAAGACTCCTCATGAGGGAGAAGAATTCCTGTTAAAGCCGATGAACTGTCCGCACCACTGTGAAATCTATAAAACCTCTCCTAAATCTTATAAAGATCTTCCCGTGCGTTTTGCGGAGTTTGGCACTGTTTACAGGTATGAACAGGCAGGAGAACTGCACGGCCTGACCCGTGTACGCGGCTTTACCCAAGATGACGCGCATCTATTTTGCCGTCCGGATCAGGTGAAAGATGAATTTAAAAAGGTCATTGACCTTGTATTATATGTGTTTAATTCTCTTGGTTTTAAAGAGTATACCGCTCAGGTCTCATTAAGAGATCAGCAAGACCGCAGTAAATATATAGGCAGCGAAACCAACTGGGATATTGCTGAGGAAGCGATCAAAGAAGCAGCCGCAGAAAAAGGCCTGCCTACTATTGTGGAATACGGAGAAGCGGCTTTCTACGGCCCCAAACTGGACTTCATGGTCAAAGATGCGCTGGGTAGAAGCTGGCAACTGGGGACCATTCAGGTAGACTATAATCTTCCCGAACGCTTTGAACTGGAATACATTGACAGCGATAATACCCGCAAGAGGCCGGTCATGATTCATAGGGCACCATTTGGCTCCATGGAAAGGTTTGTAGCCGTTTTACTTGAAAACTGTGCCGGTAAACTGCCATTATGGTTGGTACCGACACAAGTAAAGATATTACCTATCTCTGATAAGTATAATGACTATGCCTATGAAGTGGAAAAAACCTTAAAAGCCAGAAATGTCCGTGCTAGTGTCGACGAGCGAAGTGAAAAGATAGGACGTAAGATCCGTGACACGGAGCTGGCGAAGATTCCATATATGCTGATTGTAGGAGAGAAGGAAATGGAAAGCCAAACTGTAGGAGTCCGTAAACAATCCGCCGGTGAATTAGGCAGTCAGGATTTGGAAACCTTTATTCAACTTATTGAAAAAGAAGTAAATGACAAGATAAGCTAA
- a CDS encoding MarR family winged helix-turn-helix transcriptional regulator encodes MDPAINLNDADFKLSVGLYNVLGKLLRKLRKQSGKQPFSTTEQATMALLDSNGQMLPSELADAHHISAQGVSQIVSRLYEQGIMDKHPDGADKRKVYLSLTKKGQQELLDIRVSRSKWLSGAVSQQLSQKEKNTIKEAVEILGRLADN; translated from the coding sequence ATGGATCCTGCAATCAACCTCAATGACGCTGATTTTAAATTATCCGTAGGACTGTATAATGTACTCGGTAAATTGTTACGAAAATTAAGAAAGCAGTCAGGGAAGCAGCCTTTTTCGACAACAGAACAGGCCACCATGGCTCTTTTAGATAGCAATGGACAAATGTTGCCGTCAGAGCTTGCCGATGCCCATCATATTTCGGCTCAGGGAGTTTCTCAAATTGTGAGCCGTCTATATGAGCAAGGTATAATGGACAAACATCCGGACGGGGCAGACAAAAGAAAAGTTTATCTTTCTCTTACCAAAAAAGGGCAGCAGGAACTTCTGGACATCCGGGTATCTCGTAGTAAATGGCTTTCCGGTGCTGTTAGTCAGCAGTTAAGTCAAAAAGAAAAAAATACAATCAAAGAAGCTGTAGAGATTCTAGGCCGGCTGGCCGACAATTAA
- a CDS encoding MFS transporter — protein sequence MQVLRSLSSKNFRYFVSGQSVSMLGTWMQKVAVSWIVYQLTHSAFFLGLTMFANLIPSLILSPYAGSYADRHNRYNILLITQILLMIQAGLFTLVIYFKLDSIAIILALSLMQGLINAFDTTARQSLLVNMINNKEDLPNAIAINSSMANLTRILGPALGGILLSTLGETSCFLINFISYSFVIYSLLKMKLNLPPSKKQEVRIWRTLKEGLRYLKQAPDLSSLILLMAGYSLFVIPFSTLLPVFAKDVFNGNAGTFSWFESAAGIGALLGTVYFAGIKPNRNIISIVIYASLIFSLGVLLLSVSFDLMLALTFTMVTGMGMMTQTAAINTYLQTHVSDEMRGRVISYFIMGYQGIIPVGSLLIGILSSSFGPKVTVCVAGILGVVSTMVFVYFKYRSRQDNNITYSAVH from the coding sequence ATGCAAGTTCTTCGCTCTCTTTCGTCTAAAAATTTCAGGTACTTTGTTAGTGGGCAATCGGTTTCTATGCTGGGTACATGGATGCAGAAAGTTGCCGTCAGCTGGATTGTCTATCAATTGACACATTCTGCATTTTTTCTGGGGTTAACCATGTTCGCCAATCTGATACCGTCCTTAATCCTCTCCCCATATGCGGGCAGTTATGCAGACAGGCACAATCGTTACAACATTCTTTTGATTACCCAGATCCTGTTAATGATACAGGCTGGTCTGTTCACTTTGGTGATTTATTTTAAGCTTGACAGCATAGCCATTATACTTGCTTTAAGTTTAATGCAAGGCTTGATTAATGCTTTTGATACAACTGCCAGACAATCTCTCTTGGTCAATATGATCAATAATAAAGAGGATCTGCCCAACGCGATAGCCATTAATTCTTCCATGGCCAATCTGACCCGGATTCTGGGACCTGCATTAGGGGGCATTTTGTTAAGTACGCTGGGAGAGACATCTTGTTTTCTGATCAACTTCATAAGCTATTCCTTTGTTATTTACTCACTTTTAAAAATGAAGCTGAATCTTCCGCCATCCAAAAAGCAAGAGGTCAGGATCTGGCGAACGCTGAAAGAAGGGCTTCGTTATCTTAAACAGGCTCCTGATTTGTCTTCGCTGATTCTTTTGATGGCGGGTTATAGCCTTTTTGTTATTCCATTCAGCACATTGTTGCCCGTATTTGCTAAAGATGTTTTTAACGGAAATGCCGGAACCTTCAGTTGGTTTGAAAGTGCCGCGGGTATTGGCGCCTTACTGGGTACAGTTTATTTCGCCGGCATTAAGCCGAATAGGAACATTATCTCTATTGTTATTTACGCCAGCCTTATTTTTTCTCTGGGGGTATTATTATTATCCGTCAGTTTTGATTTGATGCTGGCACTCACATTTACTATGGTCACCGGAATGGGCATGATGACGCAGACAGCTGCAATTAATACATACTTGCAAACCCATGTCAGCGATGAAATGCGTGGAAGGGTTATCAGTTATTTTATTATGGGCTATCAGGGTATCATACCAGTCGGTAGCCTGTTGATTGGTATACTGTCTTCCAGCTTTGGACCTAAAGTAACTGTATGTGTGGCCGGGATATTAGGCGTTGTAAGTACGATGGTTTTTGTTTACTTCAAATACAGAAGCCGGCAAGATAATAATATCACCTATTCGGCTGTGCATTAA
- a CDS encoding Rossmann-like and DUF2520 domain-containing protein: protein MKAAKVIIIGSGGVATNIGRLFRSKGIIISQVLGRSKASTKDLAEELLCPYTLAPEELSQDADLYIISIQDREISKLLLKLKIPDSAMIVHTAGGVSIDIFKDKFNRYGILYPLQSLRKETSVVPEIPFYLDSNTTDAKLFLENICTGAGLSFRWANDTQRMQLHVAAVFCSNFPNYFYMLAENFCRERKLDFSSLLPVIEETACRLAREGLSPLTLQTGPAIRKDIPTVEKHLNLLNGDLEAYSTYQYMTDQIMTSRLFDKQRSRDI, encoded by the coding sequence ATGAAAGCTGCAAAAGTAATCATCATCGGCTCAGGAGGGGTTGCCACTAATATTGGAAGGCTATTCCGTAGCAAAGGTATTATTATTTCTCAGGTACTGGGCAGATCAAAGGCCTCCACAAAAGATCTGGCCGAAGAGTTACTTTGCCCCTATACCTTAGCCCCCGAAGAGTTAAGCCAGGATGCTGACTTATATATTATTTCCATACAGGATCGGGAAATTTCAAAGCTGTTACTCAAACTCAAAATCCCCGACAGCGCTATGATTGTACATACAGCAGGCGGGGTCTCCATTGACATATTTAAAGACAAATTCAACCGTTACGGTATATTATATCCTTTGCAGAGTCTTAGAAAAGAAACGTCTGTCGTGCCTGAGATTCCCTTTTATCTGGATAGCAATACAACAGATGCTAAATTGTTTTTAGAAAATATATGCACCGGGGCTGGTCTAAGTTTCAGATGGGCAAATGATACACAGCGTATGCAGTTACATGTAGCCGCAGTTTTCTGCAGCAATTTTCCGAACTACTTTTATATGCTTGCCGAGAACTTTTGCCGCGAGCGCAAGCTGGACTTCTCAAGCCTGCTCCCTGTCATCGAAGAAACTGCCTGTAGGCTGGCAAGAGAAGGCCTTAGTCCACTCACACTACAGACAGGGCCCGCCATCAGAAAAGATATACCTACAGTTGAAAAACATCTGAATCTACTGAATGGAGACCTCGAAGCCTACAGTACCTATCAATACATGACAGATCAAATTATGACCAGCCGCCTGTTCGACAAACAGAGATCCCGCGACATATAA
- a CDS encoding LytR/AlgR family response regulator transcription factor, translating to MSIIIHAIAIDDEPLALQLLEQYAKKLDWLEIDATFSDAMEAREYLENNSIDLLFLDIQMPDINGVNFYKELPLKPEVIFTTAYSHYAVEGFNLNAVDYLVKPYEFSRFQAAAEKARELIGFRQTKEAEEGFLLVKYNYQWLKIGYKDIDYIEALDDYIKINVKPKPYLVHMSMKVVTEKLPPEKFMRVHRSYIVSIEKVTSWNKNTITIGDKTIPVSITYQKQVQETLNKLMEESGG from the coding sequence ATGAGCATCATTATACATGCCATCGCAATAGATGACGAGCCATTAGCATTACAGCTGTTAGAGCAGTACGCTAAAAAATTGGACTGGCTGGAAATTGATGCGACATTTTCAGATGCGATGGAGGCCAGAGAGTATTTGGAAAATAATAGCATCGATCTGCTTTTTTTGGACATCCAGATGCCGGATATCAATGGCGTAAATTTCTATAAAGAGCTTCCGTTAAAACCAGAGGTAATCTTCACGACTGCTTATAGCCATTATGCAGTGGAAGGTTTTAATCTAAATGCAGTAGACTATCTGGTAAAACCATATGAATTCAGCCGTTTCCAGGCGGCAGCAGAAAAGGCCAGGGAGTTAATTGGGTTCAGGCAGACCAAGGAAGCGGAAGAAGGTTTTTTGCTCGTAAAATACAATTATCAATGGCTGAAGATCGGCTATAAAGATATCGACTATATCGAGGCATTGGATGACTATATTAAAATCAATGTTAAACCAAAGCCCTACCTTGTGCATATGAGTATGAAGGTTGTGACCGAAAAATTACCGCCGGAAAAATTTATGCGGGTACACCGATCCTATATTGTAAGCATTGAAAAAGTGACCAGTTGGAATAAAAATACGATTACTATCGGCGATAAGACAATACCCGTATCGATCACCTACCAAAAACAAGTTCAGGAGACGCTGAATAAATTGATGGAAGAAAGTGGTGGATAA